In the Pseudorasbora parva isolate DD20220531a chromosome 23, ASM2467924v1, whole genome shotgun sequence genome, one interval contains:
- the macir gene encoding macrophage immunometabolism regulator has product MSLKMEMDASGASRAPISVLSAAEVKSTLKPEPDKPRCSSTPCSPIKSTVSGYQILHMNSNYLVGFTTGEELLKLAQKWSSPDSSNTEALPSPIKKPVDVSLHRASRICKAKSRYYQPYDIPAINGRRRRRMPSSGDGCLKSLMSSEPGKALHGPLPMCLLKGKRVHSKSLDYLNLDKMSLREPADTEVLQYQLQHLNLRGERVFTRNKT; this is encoded by the coding sequence ATGTCACTAAAGATGGAAATGGATGCCAGTGGAGCATCCAGGGCACCCATATCTGTTCTTTCTGCTGCTGAAGTCAAAAGCACCCTGAAGCCAGAACCAGACAAACCCCGATGCTCCAGTACTCCCTGCTCCCCCATTAAAAGTACTGTCTCAGGATACCAGATTCTTCACATGAACTCCAACTATCTAGTGGGCTTCACCACTGGTGAGGAGCTTCTTAAATTAGCCCAGAAGTGGTCTAGTCCTGACAGCAGCAACACAGAGGCCTTGCCCAGCCCCATCAAAAAACCTGTGGATGTAAGCCTGCACCGAGCCTCGCGCATTTGCAAAGCCAAAAGCCGTTACTACCAACCATATGACATCCCAGCCATCAACGGACGTAGGAGGCGGCGCATGCCCAGCTCAGGCGACGGCTGCTTGAAATCTCTAATGAGCAGTGAGCCCGGCAAGGCTTTACATGGCCCGCTTCCCATGTGCCTGTTGAAGGGAAAACGGGTGCACTCCAAGTCCCTGGACTACCTCAACCTGGACAAGATGAGTCTCAGGGAGCCGGCGGACACTGAAGTGCTGCAGTACCAGCTGCAGCATCTGAATTTGCGGGGCGAGCGTGTGTTCACTCGCAACAAGACATGA